Proteins from one Parvibaculum lavamentivorans DS-1 genomic window:
- a CDS encoding PhoH family protein — MKTSNKGEAGGVDSLVIAFDDNRLLTELFGTNDRNLARIEQGLGVLATSRGNKLVITGNAHARNQADRVLKDLYARLKSGQEVNTGEVEGAIRMATAPDADLAQPQSGLARQQIQTKRRVIGPRSQTQGTYIDALMSNELVFGVGPAGTGKTYLAVAVAVSMLLQKRVDRIILSRPAVEAGERLGFLPGDLKEKIDPYLRPLYDALYDTLPGEQAMKGIESGEIEVAPLAFMRGRTLANSFVILDEAQNCTPVQMKMFLTRLGENSRMAITGDPSQVDLPLGAKSGLRDALEVLDGVPGCSTVHFSDADVVRHPLVTRIVKAYNARERGLLAEGTR, encoded by the coding sequence ATGAAGACATCGAACAAGGGCGAAGCGGGCGGCGTCGACAGTCTTGTCATTGCTTTTGACGACAATCGTCTGCTGACCGAGCTTTTCGGGACCAATGACAGAAACCTCGCGCGCATCGAACAAGGTCTCGGCGTGCTTGCAACCTCGCGGGGCAACAAGCTCGTCATCACGGGCAATGCCCATGCGCGCAACCAGGCCGATCGCGTCCTCAAGGACCTCTACGCCCGGCTCAAATCCGGTCAGGAAGTGAACACCGGCGAAGTGGAAGGAGCGATCCGAATGGCAACCGCACCCGATGCCGACCTCGCCCAGCCGCAAAGCGGCCTCGCGCGGCAGCAGATACAGACCAAGCGCCGCGTCATCGGCCCGCGTTCGCAAACTCAAGGCACCTATATCGACGCCTTGATGTCGAACGAACTCGTCTTCGGCGTTGGCCCCGCCGGCACCGGCAAAACCTATCTCGCCGTCGCCGTCGCCGTTTCCATGCTGCTGCAGAAGCGCGTGGATCGCATCATCCTGTCCCGCCCCGCCGTCGAGGCGGGCGAACGTCTCGGCTTCCTGCCGGGCGACCTGAAGGAAAAGATCGACCCCTATCTCCGTCCGCTTTACGACGCCCTCTACGACACACTGCCGGGCGAGCAGGCGATGAAGGGCATCGAGTCCGGCGAAATCGAAGTCGCGCCGCTCGCCTTCATGCGCGGACGAACGCTCGCGAATTCCTTCGTCATTCTCGACGAGGCGCAGAACTGTACACCCGTGCAGATGAAGATGTTTCTGACCCGCCTCGGCGAAAACAGCCGCATGGCGATTACGGGCGATCCGAGCCAAGTCGACCTGCCGCTCGGCGCGAAGTCCGGCCTTCGCGATGCACTGGAAGTGCTCGATGGCGTTCCCGGTTGTTCCACGGTTCATTTTTCCGACGCCGACGTCGTGCGGCATCCGCTCGTCACCCGCATCGTCAAGGCTTACAATGCCCGCGAACGTGGTCTTCTCGCGGAGGGCACTAGATGA
- the ybeY gene encoding rRNA maturation RNase YbeY → MSSDGTPGRKRSAKVRSSVSGLEIEVLREAGDWESSTDETVRRAAEHAYAVARGDESAELCIVLGDDALVAKLNKAYRGKEGPTNVLSFPAAEMPDTGAPEAVFGGATPLLGDVVLARETIAREALDQNKKFADHLSHLTVHGVLHLLGHDHMEDVDADEMEALERDILEDLGIADPYGADHPGQ, encoded by the coding sequence ATGAGTTCCGACGGCACGCCGGGGCGAAAGCGCAGCGCCAAGGTCCGCAGTTCCGTTTCCGGACTGGAGATCGAGGTTCTGCGCGAAGCCGGAGATTGGGAAAGCAGCACGGATGAAACGGTTCGCCGCGCGGCCGAACACGCATATGCAGTCGCACGCGGCGACGAGAGCGCCGAGCTCTGCATCGTGCTGGGCGACGATGCGCTGGTAGCGAAGCTGAACAAGGCCTATCGCGGCAAGGAGGGGCCGACCAATGTGCTCTCCTTTCCGGCTGCTGAAATGCCCGACACCGGCGCCCCCGAGGCGGTCTTCGGCGGCGCTACCCCGCTTCTCGGTGATGTCGTTCTCGCCCGCGAAACGATCGCCCGCGAAGCGCTCGATCAGAACAAGAAGTTCGCCGACCATCTCTCTCATCTGACCGTGCATGGCGTGCTCCACCTTCTCGGACACGATCACATGGAAGATGTGGATGCCGACGAAATGGAAGCCCTGGAGCGCGACATTCTCGAAGACCTCGGCATTGCCGATCCTTACGGCGCCGATCACCCCGGACAATAA